The Bombus pyrosoma isolate SC7728 linkage group LG3, ASM1482585v1, whole genome shotgun sequence genome has a segment encoding these proteins:
- the LOC122578007 gene encoding uncharacterized protein LOC122578007 — protein MSSDDAWNEPETNDTRLGMEWTRDKTLELLREYQQRRVLWDWNARGYRDRTKRKRAIQELAEILCCNTLEIEKKITNLKCQYSREVHKIQNSRDAATGPDDVYVSKWFAFKAMQFLQFGTRRYSKRKKKIEEETSKLQEEYIVSDIDPESITFIDCNEETNGSGTGSFNASLSEDAEESSSSSLKAMELYNGSSQNHDSPICDLDEFGQTKLETTSDERKRTKEEFAKFAESIAVQLAEIPDSYSRSVAKLRINQILFEAEIGVYAQTRR, from the exons ATGTCTAGCGACGACGCGTGGAACGAGCCAGAAACGAACGACACGCGGCTCGGCATGGAGTGGACTCGCGACAAAACTCTCGAGCTACTGCGCGAGTATCAGCAGAGACGCGTTCTCTGGGATTGGAATGCTCGGGGGTATCGCGACCGAACGAAGCGAAAACGCGCGATTCAAGAGCTCGCTGAGATTCTTTGCTGCAACACCCTCGAAATCGAGAAAAAGATCACGAATCTCAAGTGTCAGTACTCGAGAGAAGTTCACAAGATACAGAACAGCCGTGACGCAGCTACCGGCCCCGACGATGTTTACGTATCCAAGTGGTTCGCCTTTAAAGCGATGCAGTTTCTGCAATTTGGCACACGTAGATACAGTAAAAGGAAGAAG AAAATCGAGGAGGAGACGTCGAAGCTGCAAGAGGAGTACATAGTTAGTGACATCGATCCCGAGAGCATAACGTTTATAGACTGTAACGAGGAGACGAACGGATCGGGAACTGGCTCGTTCAACGCCTCGTTAAGCGAAGACGCGGAAGAATCGTCATCCTCGAGCTTGAAGGCGATGGAATTGTATAACGGCTCGTCGCAGAATCACGATAGTCCGATTTGCGATCTGGACGAGTTCGGACAGACGAAATTGGAGACTACTTCcgacgaacgaaagagaacgaaagaggAGTTCGCGAAATTCGCGGAGAGTATCGCGGTACAGCTGGCGGAGATTCCCGACTCGTATTCGAGGTCTGTAGCGAAGCTGAGGATCAATCAGATCCTGTTCGAAGCGGAGATAGGCGTCTACGCACAGACACGTCGCTAA